In Levilactobacillus brevis, the genomic window CGCGATGAATGGCCCCATCGACACCACCGCCACCTAACAACGTGGTATTGGCCGCATTAACGATGGCGTCAACGTGACTCTTCGTGATATCACCATGAATCACCGTAAACTTTGCCATATACTCACTCCTTTGACCACGGCCAGTGCCACCGATGCTTGGTTGGCGCTGGCGCCTTGGCTTCTCGTGCTTTCAGGCGCTTCATGCCCTCCCGGTACGGGTTAGCATAGAGCGCGGATAAATTTAATTTTTGCGGGTCCGCCTTTGCCGCCGGTGCGGTTCGAAACGGCCGCAAGTCCGTGTGACACTTGGGACACCGGTCATCGGTTGCCGTCACCGCCGCACCACAATGCGGACAGAACTTTAAGTCTTCAGCCATGTTGGTCCTCCCTACTTCGGCTGCTGATGTTGCTGGTTACGTTGCCGCCGCTTCTGGGCGTTGACGACCTCTTCCAAGGCCGCTTGCTTCTGTTCTTCCGCCCGACGTTTGGCCGCGGCCACCTGTCTCTGCGCCGCGAGTTGCCGGCGCCGTCGGCTACGATCGCTTAAAAAGCTCCACACACCAACGGCCAGCAGTGCCAGCACAATCTGGACTGGCACCAATGTCCAGTCGGGGTGCTTCACCATGAACAAATTATACGCAATCAAGAGGATGGACA contains:
- a CDS encoding zinc ribbon domain-containing protein, which codes for MAEDLKFCPHCGAAVTATDDRCPKCHTDLRPFRTAPAAKADPQKLNLSALYANPYREGMKRLKAREAKAPAPTKHRWHWPWSKE